The Actinomycetota bacterium genome includes the window GGCATGAATAGGATAGCGGCAGTGGGCCAGGATGCCGGGAAGCCTTCTTTTGAGCATGCGCGCGAACTTCTTCAGGGGCTCGATCTCGGAGCAGGCGGCCCTCAGGTGCCAACCCCGGAGGAAACGCTCCGCCCAATGGGGGCTGCGGCATCGCCGGAGGCGCTTTAAGCCGTCCCTCAGCGGATA containing:
- a CDS encoding transposase, producing YPLRDGLKRLRRCRSPHWAERFLRGWHLRAACSEIEPLKKFARMLKRRLPGILAHCRYPIHAGVLEGTDNKVKVIKRAAHR